In Dolichospermum flos-aquae CCAP 1403/13F, the following proteins share a genomic window:
- a CDS encoding NfeD family protein, with the protein MPSFTLIWLLAGSVLCLTELFLPSAFVSFMMGISALMVGLLSYLGIGNLWIQVTAWLLFSTILIILSRRFLQPRRRKSKIQDAVIAETLTEILPGQVGRVLYEGNSWRAKCDDDKISLPPQQTVYVVRREGTTLIVIPDNFLS; encoded by the coding sequence ATGCCAAGTTTTACCTTAATTTGGCTGTTAGCAGGGTCGGTTCTGTGTTTAACGGAACTTTTTTTACCATCAGCTTTTGTTTCTTTCATGATGGGTATTAGTGCCTTGATGGTGGGATTATTATCTTACTTGGGGATAGGAAATTTGTGGATACAAGTTACAGCTTGGCTTTTATTTTCCACAATTCTGATTATCCTGTCTCGGCGGTTTTTGCAACCACGACGACGGAAATCAAAAATTCAAGATGCAGTCATAGCTGAAACTTTAACGGAAATTTTGCCGGGACAGGTGGGCAGGGTACTATACGAGGGTAACTCTTGGCGAGCAAAATGTGATGACGACAAAATCAGCTTACCACCTCAGCAAACTGTTTATGTGGTGAGAAGGGAAGGGACGACTTTAATTGTCATTCCAGATAATTTTTTGAGTTAG